A region from the Phycisphaerales bacterium genome encodes:
- a CDS encoding SIMPL domain-containing protein, which yields MSSSRLNLFWLIIFGLTLPLSVVISTQLARRSFERVRIRGQTITVKGYAERDITSDLATWSARLVSREPELVAAYARLEENRSQLLAYLESKGFSAAGVALAPVEIDTLHAHDERGNATNAIESYVLTQRLSIESPQVETVAEAARDASALIGRGVELQANAPQYLYTKLDDLKLELLAEATANGRERAARLVTGSGNHVGALRGASQGVFQITPAYSTEVSSTGMNDTESLRKVTKAVVTLEYAID from the coding sequence ATGTCATCGTCGCGCCTCAATCTCTTCTGGCTCATCATCTTCGGCCTCACGCTGCCCCTCAGCGTCGTCATCTCCACGCAACTGGCGAGGCGGAGCTTCGAGCGCGTCCGCATCCGCGGCCAGACGATCACCGTCAAGGGATATGCCGAGCGCGACATCACTTCCGACCTCGCCACGTGGTCGGCCCGCCTGGTCAGTCGCGAGCCGGAACTCGTCGCGGCGTACGCGCGCCTTGAAGAGAACCGGTCACAACTGCTCGCCTACCTTGAGTCAAAGGGCTTCAGCGCCGCCGGCGTGGCGCTGGCGCCCGTGGAGATCGACACGCTGCACGCGCATGACGAGCGCGGCAACGCCACCAACGCCATCGAGTCGTACGTCCTCACCCAGCGTCTGTCGATCGAATCACCCCAGGTTGAGACGGTGGCCGAGGCTGCGCGCGACGCCAGCGCCCTCATCGGGCGCGGCGTGGAACTGCAGGCCAACGCCCCGCAGTACCTCTACACGAAACTCGACGACCTCAAACTCGAACTGCTGGCCGAAGCCACCGCCAACGGCCGCGAGCGCGCGGCGCGCCTCGTCACGGGCAGCGGCAATCACGTCGGCGCGCTGCGCGGCGCCAGCCAGGGCGTCTTCCAGATTACCCCCGCTTACTCGACCGAGGTGAGTTCGACGGGAATGAACGACACCGAGAGTTTGCGCAAGGTGACCAAGGCCGTGGTCACGCTGGAGTACGCCATCGACTAG
- the ccsA gene encoding cytochrome c biogenesis protein CcsA has product MSITAAARIMAVFAAATASLLAPAGALAQDDAAPDPHAGLGSQSEGAAAAPQRGPAGNAHPTEMFNAAMSNPLAASPQRFKSDSSPAQKYDFARSVDLSPLAGLAVMHNSRVAILDTVARDTISEITGHSYYHDVVQSSGDSSPHKLKYAALFTYLDLMADQPYYLDKPIISVEYLPMRRGIVETAFPKDPGTQERWMKATRLSPNIIISQAELINGPFRADLTFARGMSQLLTSFNRFSDPHATLLLIAPASEDGDWMHVSRNAELNSKFVQLGNAWRARDAQKVNTLVRDIAVIVPAINAEHYPPAWRGQLERLYNGGNNFIFGYTFYFLALVALLIAFGTGRITLQRLGVGLLLAGLAIHLTGFVIRWVLAERIPIQNQFESMWGLSLGACLFATITMFVRRQPIFGVAAAGVGFLALMAATLKGIPGADIGREAAILNTSYILFYHVNIVLFSYGMIALGFIVSIVYLLVHYLAGRSAATVQLAAAGVGTVTVSAGDGGGPVNVGRQRLLSDLDHAQMVILQLAFWILGVGILLGAWWADHSWGRWWAFDPKETWALITWIVYLIVIHVRFAAPNRGLTTAWLSIVGFFIMLWTYFGVNLLLPGLHAYA; this is encoded by the coding sequence ATGAGTATCACCGCCGCCGCCCGAATCATGGCCGTCTTCGCAGCCGCCACGGCCTCGCTGCTCGCGCCCGCGGGCGCTTTGGCGCAGGACGACGCGGCGCCCGACCCGCACGCCGGTCTGGGCAGCCAGAGCGAAGGCGCCGCGGCAGCGCCGCAGCGCGGCCCGGCGGGCAACGCGCATCCGACCGAGATGTTCAACGCCGCGATGAGCAACCCGCTGGCCGCCTCGCCGCAGCGGTTCAAGTCTGACTCGAGCCCGGCTCAGAAGTACGATTTTGCCCGTAGCGTTGACCTTTCGCCCCTGGCCGGACTGGCGGTGATGCACAACAGCCGCGTGGCCATTCTTGACACCGTCGCGCGCGACACGATCAGCGAGATCACCGGCCACAGCTACTACCACGACGTCGTGCAGAGCAGCGGCGATTCCTCGCCGCACAAACTCAAGTATGCGGCGCTGTTCACCTACCTCGATCTGATGGCCGACCAGCCGTATTACCTCGACAAGCCGATCATCAGCGTCGAGTACCTGCCGATGCGACGAGGCATCGTCGAGACCGCGTTTCCCAAGGACCCGGGCACGCAGGAGCGGTGGATGAAAGCCACGCGCCTCTCCCCCAACATCATCATCAGCCAGGCCGAACTCATCAACGGCCCGTTCCGCGCTGATCTCACCTTTGCGCGCGGCATGTCGCAACTGCTCACCTCCTTCAACCGCTTCAGCGACCCGCACGCCACGCTGCTGCTCATCGCCCCGGCCAGCGAGGACGGCGACTGGATGCACGTCTCGCGCAACGCCGAACTCAACTCGAAGTTCGTCCAGCTCGGCAACGCCTGGCGGGCCCGCGACGCGCAGAAGGTCAACACGCTTGTGCGCGACATCGCCGTGATCGTGCCGGCCATCAACGCCGAGCACTATCCCCCCGCCTGGCGCGGGCAACTCGAGCGCCTCTACAACGGCGGCAACAACTTCATCTTCGGCTACACGTTCTACTTCCTCGCGCTGGTCGCGCTGCTCATCGCCTTCGGCACCGGCCGCATCACGCTCCAGCGCCTCGGCGTGGGCCTGCTGCTGGCCGGCCTGGCCATCCACCTCACGGGCTTTGTCATCCGCTGGGTGCTGGCTGAGCGCATTCCGATTCAGAATCAGTTTGAGTCCATGTGGGGCCTGAGCCTGGGCGCCTGCCTTTTTGCGACCATCACCATGTTCGTGCGCCGCCAGCCGATCTTCGGCGTCGCCGCGGCGGGGGTGGGCTTCCTGGCGCTCATGGCCGCGACGCTCAAGGGTATTCCGGGCGCCGACATCGGCCGCGAGGCGGCGATCCTCAACACGAGTTACATCCTCTTCTACCACGTGAACATCGTGCTGTTCAGCTATGGCATGATCGCGCTGGGGTTCATCGTCAGTATCGTGTACCTGCTCGTGCACTACCTCGCCGGCCGCAGCGCCGCCACGGTCCAGCTTGCCGCGGCCGGGGTCGGCACCGTGACCGTCAGCGCCGGCGACGGCGGGGGGCCCGTCAACGTCGGCCGCCAGCGCCTGCTCAGCGACCTCGACCACGCGCAGATGGTCATCCTCCAACTCGCGTTCTGGATCCTCGGCGTGGGCATCCTGCTGGGCGCATGGTGGGCTGATCACAGCTGGGGCCGATGGTGGGCTTTTGACCCCAAGGAGACCTGGGCGCTGATCACCTGGATCGTCTATCTCATCGTGATCCACGTGCGCTTCGCCGCGCCCAACCGCGGCCTGACGACCGCGTGGCTGAGCATCGTCGGCTTCTTCATCATGCTCTGGACCTACTTCGGCGTGAACCTCCTCCTGCCGGGGCTGCACGCGTACGCGTGA